In one Cyprinus carpio isolate SPL01 chromosome B2, ASM1834038v1, whole genome shotgun sequence genomic region, the following are encoded:
- the LOC109064897 gene encoding ras-related protein Rab-6B-like, which produces MSLGSDFGNPLRKFKLVFLGEQSVGKTSLITRFMYDSFDNTYQATIGIDFLSKTMYLEDRTVRLQLWDTAGQERFRSLIPSYIRDSTVAVVVYDITNVNSFQLTSKWIDDVRTERGSDVIIMLVGNKTDLEEKRQITIEEGEQRAKELNVMFIETSAKSGSNVKQLFRRVASALPGMESLDDNNKEGMIDIKLDKQPDPPATESRCSC; this is translated from the exons ATGTCCTTGGGAAGTGACTTTGGGAACCCTTTACGGAAATTCAAACTTGTTTTTTTAGGGGAGCAAAGCG TTGGGAAAACATCGCTGATAACAAGGTTCATGTATGACAGTTTTGACAACACTTATCAG GCAACCATTGGAATTGACTTTTTATCAAAAACCATGTATCTGGAGGACCGAACT gtgagGTTACAGCTATGGGACACCGCAGGGCAGGAGCGTTTTAGGAGTCTCATCCCGAGCTACATTAGAGACTCCACAGTGGCTGTGGTGGTGTATGATATCACAA ATGTCAATTCATTCCAGCTAACCTCCAAATGGATTGATGATGTGAGAACAGAGAGGGGAAGTGATGTAATTATCATGCTGGTGGGCAACAAAACAGACCTAGAAGAAAAGAG GCAAATCACTATAGAGGAGGGTGAGCAGCGGGCCAAAGAACTGAATGTGATGTTTATCGAGACTAGTGCAAAGTCTGGCAGCAACGTTAAACAG TTGTTTCGGCGAGTGGCTTCTGCTTTGCCCGGAATGGAGAGCCTGGATGATAACAACAAAGAAGGAA TGATTGATATTAAGCTGGACAAACAGCCAGATCCTCCGGCCACTGAAAGTCGGTGCTCCTGTTAG
- the LOC109064900 gene encoding autoimmune regulator-like, translated as MQDSCGSMSRVEGYGESDLRSQLRACRTEIAMAIHDPFPLLYGLVDHNIISEQILRETLERKKKDGIHKAVYSLLTLILDQDATVLQGFWSNLCKEYNKECYPKLETLFMNLPKGLKQVARHAGNPRLELQVRNQSGKKRGVAEKPMTHRPHHHTKKALTSSSGSKGKPMRKTDGAALSQVSVGNGVQAVSTSVQRAVTVSASEHPTGCGTVEGILIQQVIESGGAKKCIKVGGEFYSSGKLDETAGVHKAQTAQNYVHQQGEPSTRVMDVESNDDECTVCKDGGELICCDGCPRAFHLNCLVPPLTSIPSGTWRCQLCQSNRAKDRTYTPLQPAVHPPVTETSSSSAVDFSFFSSLSSTSLSTVSGGKSVQPMGLQSSDGEMVGLRMACGICRLTRGELITCPQCLQSYHALCNFSNGKSRCRNCSRSWCPESETSSRSLQVSQHMTDQGLMPSEQLLNRDEMDSIMGESSIDGILQWAFHNISRPLSESQGYFQ; from the exons ATGCAGGACTCTTGTGGAAGCATGTCTAGGGTGGAAGGTTACGGAGAGTCTGACCTGCGCTCACAGCTACGAGCATGTAGGACTGAGATCGCTATGGCAATCCATGACCCTTTCCCACTGCTGTATGGGCTGGTGGATCATAACATCATCTCTGAACAAATCCTAAGG GAGACTTTAGAGCGAAAGAAAAAGGATGGGATCCACAAAGCTGTCTACTCACTGCTCACTTTGATACTGGACCAGGATGCCACAGTCCTCCAGGGATTCTGGAGCAATCTCTGTAAAGAGTACAATAAGGAGTGTTACCCAAAACTGGAAACCCTTTTTATGAACCTTCCCAAAG GGTTAAAGCAGGTGGCCAGACATGCAGGGAACCCCAGGCTTGAGCTGCAGGTCCGCAACCAGTCAGGCAAGAAGAGAGGTGTGGCCGAAAAACCAATGACCCACCGGCCACATCACCACACCAAGAAAGCCTTAACCTCAAGCTCAG GAAGCAAAGGCAAGCCGATGAGAAAGACAGATGGTGCAGCACTTTCGCAGGTCTCAGTGGGAAACG GAGTCCAGGCTGTATCTACCTCAGTCCAGAGGGCCGTGACTGTGTCTGCCAGTGAGCATCCCACTGGCTGCGGGACAGTGGAGGGGATTCTGATCCAGCAGGTCATCGAGTCTG GAGGTGCCAAAAAATGCATCAAGGTTGGAGGAGAATTCTACTCTTCTGGCAAACTGGATGAGACAGCTGGAGTGCACAAGGCACAGACTGCACAAAACTATGTTCACCAGCAGGGAGAGCCAAGCACCAGAGTCATGGAT GTCGagagtaatgatgatgaatgtACCGTATGTAAAGACGGTGGGGAGCTCATCTGCTGTGATGGATGTCCTCGCGCCTTCCATCTCAACTGCCTAGTGCCGCCCCTTACCTCCATACCCAG TGGTACCTGGCGCTGTCAGCTATGCCAAAGCAACCGAGCGAAAGACAGAACATACACCCCTTTGCAG CCTGCAGTTCACCCTCCAGTGACAGAGACAAGCTCCAGCTCTGCTGTGGACTTCTCTTTCTTCTCGTCTTTGTCCTCCACCTCACTCTCCACAGTCTCAGGAGGCAAAAGTGTTCAGCCCATGGGCCTCCAG TCTTCAGATGGTGAAATGGTTGGGTTGAGGATGGCTTGTGGAATTTGCCGCCTTACCCGAGGAGAGCTGatcacctgcccacagtgcctgCAGAGTTATCATGCCCTCTGCAACTTTTCAAA TGGAAAGTCAAGATGTAGAAATTGCTCCAGGTCTTGGTGCCCTGAAAGTGAAACATCATCGAGGAGTCTTCAG GTGAGTCAACACATGACTGATCAGGGCTTAATGCCATCAGAGCAACTGCTCAACAGAGATGAAATGGACTCTATAATGGGGGAG AGCTCTATAGATGGGATCCTGCAGTGGGCTTTCCACAACATTTCACGTCCTCTTTCTGAGTCTCAAGGCTATTTCCAGTGA
- the LOC109049661 gene encoding angiomotin-like 2a — protein sequence MPLTESVWNESFSRSNSDQKYTSPSNKMRGEEVSNTVLHRLIQDQLRYGNPTDTRTLLAIQQQALRRGGGVGGGSGGAGSSQSSTESLSAEEPQSPQLSARQEPQGQEHQVDYQHSENYTTYPHHGEELPTYEQAKAQSQHLASQWCQPHRGFSLQDSETIPKLCEEEDSWDPKRGHIRSLSEQLLQFSIERSKMPATCSASYPQIHGYHANQHLQYSQQGLEYNKQVPYTEYPFPAQQAPEYEHYYKAPPPFHSQHNRLQTPEVCHRLSTSPPAGREVTACSLSQLEMLMNENKRLKQELEGHSEKALRIQKLEQEIQRISEAYDTLMKGCAKRETLEQALRNKLMAEIKRMQHSSIQAAKEAEAADQNQHVIEKLLLQNEEQQLQSAHLEQEVQHLRNEVENHQCRSEALETALRSTQTRSQQLWTELQRKRAYVEKVERLQGALTQLQATCEKREGLETCLRTRLEQELRSLRNQQRQPQSVCGASHVSVSTLQELLREKEERILSLEADKTRWEQKYLEEKTMREFVMDAAATAAAQRDTTIINHSPCHSFIEELPSFEYRNQEVENRIRALYAQILEKDTVISILKQKLQQEQKRESGAEPSITIAHSTVTHTAQGKGKSCSSNLENGTSHSALAPVAAPGQPEGVLLEKQRTDQTSHTETSSDNIQKAPSAVDLFKGLDDVTAEAVEIFI from the exons ATGCCATTAACAGAATCCGTGTGGAATGAAAGTTTTAGTCG GTCCAATTCAGATCAAAAATACACGTCTCCATCAAATAAAATGAGAGGTGAAGAAGTATCTAATACCGTCCTGCACAGACTAATCCAAGATCAGCTTCGCTATGGAAACCCCACAGATACCCGCACACTCCTGGCCATCCAGCAGCAGGCCCTGAGACGAGGAGGAGGTGTTGGGGGTGGCAGCGGAGGAGCTGGTTCTTCACAGTCTTCAACTGAGAGCCTCAGCGCGGAGGAGCCCCAGTCTCCTCAGCTCTCTGCGCGCCAAGAACCCCAGGGTCAAGAGCACCAGGTCGACTACCAGCACTCTGAGAACTACACAACATACCCACACCACGGCGAGGAGCTGCCCACCTATGAACAAGCCAAGGCTCAGTCTCAGCATTTGGCCTCCCAGTGGTGCCAACCACACAGGGGCTTCTCACTACAGGATAGTGAAACCATCCCGAAGCTCTGTGAGGAGGAAGACAGCTGGGATCCAAAGCGAGGCCACATACGGTCCCTCAGTGAGCAGCTTCTGCAGTTTTCAATAGAGCGCAGTAAAATGCCTGCTACATGTTCTGCCAGTTACCCTCAGATACATGGATATCATGCAAACCAACACTTGCAATATAGCCAGCAAGGACTCGAGTACAATAAGCAGGTTCCTTATACCGAGTACCCCTTTCCTGCACAACAAGCACCGGAGTATGAACATTACTACAAAGCACCACCACCATTTCATTCCCAGCACAACAG ACTTCAAACACCAGAGGTTTGCCATAGACTCTCCACATCTCCCCCTGCTGGCAGGGAGGTCACAGCTTGCAGTCTCAGTCAGCTGGAAATGCTCATGAATGAGAATAAAAGACTGAAACAGGAGCTAGAGGGACACAGTGAGAAGGCCCTCAGAATTCAGAAG ctGGAACAAGAGATCCAAAGGATCTCAGAGGCCTACGACACTCTGATGAAGGGCTGCGCTAAAAGAGAGACTCTTGAGCAAGCGCTAAGAAACAAGCTGATGGCTGAGATCAAGAGGATGCAGCATTCAAGCATTCAAGCGGCAAAAGAAGCCGAAGCTGCTGACCAGAACCAGCATGTTATTGAGAAGCTCCTTCTGCAGA ATGAAGAACAGCAGCTTCAGAGCGCACATCTGGAGCAGGAGGTTCAGCATCTGCGAAACGAAGTGGAGAACCATCAGTGCAGAAGCGAGGCTCTGGAGACGGCACTGAGGTCCACGCAGACACGCAGCCAGCAGCTGTGGACGGAGCTGCAGAGGAAGAGAGCGTATGTGGAGAAGGTTGAGCGTCTGCAGGGGGCTCTAACTCAGTTGCAGGCGACCTGCGAGAAAAGAGAAGGGCTGGAAACATGCCTGAGGACACGGCTGGAGCAGGAACTGCGGAGCCTCCGAAATCAGCAG CGGCAGCCTCAGTCAGTCTGCGGAGCGTCCCACGTAAGTGTTTCCACACTGCAAGAGCTTCTGCGGGAGAAAGAAGAACGTATTCTGTCGCTGGAGGCTGACAAGACACGCTGGGAACAGAAATACTTGGAGGAGAAGACCATGAGGGAGTTTGTGATGGATGCCGCTGcaactgctgcagctcagag AGACACAACCATCATCAACCATTCGCCCTGCCATTCGTTCATTGAGGAGCTCCCATCATTTGAGTACAGGAACCAGGAGGTAGAAAACAG GATCCGTGCCCTGTACGCCCAAATCCTGGAGAAGGACACAGTGATCAGCATCCTGAAGCAGAAGCTGCAGCAGGAGCAGAAGAGAGAGTCAGGAGCTGAGCCCTCCATCACCATCGCTCATTCAACGGTCACACACACTGCCCAGGGCAAAG GGAAGAGTTGTTCCAGTAACCTGGAGAATGGTACGTCCCATTCAGCGCTCGCTCCGGTAGCAGCCCCGGGACAACCTGAAGGAGTTCTGTTAGAGAAACAGAGAACAGATCAAACCTCCCACACAGAGACCAGCTCTG ATAACATCCAGAAAGCACCATCTGCTGTGGACCTTTTCAAGGGCCTAGATGATGTGACGGCTGAAGCAGTGGAGATCTTCATTTGA